In Luteitalea sp. TBR-22, one genomic interval encodes:
- a CDS encoding AI-2E family transporter produces MALDEPVVEKPPSGSADVAREEHIPTVSFPASGRSVALSVLAVIAATWGLYAAQSLFVPLLVGVVISLVLSPLVEALRRARLPRALGATIVLGLLLATIGGIGYQLSAPAADLANELPQVARRVRQAMVRSAVDRDSAVANIQEAAQELTTAATATPRDRSGAQPVRVVEPPARVQDYVFTGTALAAQVLLVLFLVFFLLSAGDLYKRKFVKLTGPSLTRKKITVQILDEIKDQIGVYLRTLVFVSVIVGTATWLAYLAVGMPNAAVWGLLAGVANVVPYVGPTLVAGGASAMAFAHFGNVGSALLVGGIQLVITSLEGFLLTPMLMSRSARMNPVAMFVGLLFWGWLWGTMGVVLGVPLLMAMKVIADRVEDLHGLGELLGD; encoded by the coding sequence ATGGCCCTGGATGAACCCGTCGTCGAGAAGCCTCCGTCCGGCAGCGCGGACGTGGCGCGGGAAGAGCACATCCCCACCGTGTCGTTCCCGGCCAGTGGCCGGAGCGTGGCGCTGTCGGTGCTCGCCGTCATCGCGGCGACGTGGGGACTGTACGCCGCGCAATCCCTCTTCGTGCCGTTGCTGGTCGGGGTGGTGATCAGCCTGGTGCTCTCCCCGCTGGTCGAGGCGCTCCGGCGGGCACGCCTGCCTCGCGCGCTCGGCGCGACCATCGTGCTCGGTCTACTCCTGGCCACCATCGGCGGGATCGGCTACCAGCTGTCGGCGCCGGCCGCGGACCTGGCCAACGAGCTGCCGCAGGTCGCGCGTCGCGTCCGGCAGGCGATGGTGCGCAGCGCCGTCGATCGTGACAGCGCCGTGGCCAACATCCAGGAGGCGGCGCAGGAGCTCACCACCGCCGCGACGGCGACGCCGCGCGATCGCAGCGGTGCGCAACCGGTGCGCGTCGTCGAGCCGCCGGCGCGCGTGCAGGACTACGTCTTCACGGGCACGGCGCTCGCCGCGCAGGTGCTGCTGGTGCTGTTCCTGGTGTTCTTCCTGCTGTCGGCCGGCGACCTCTACAAGCGGAAGTTCGTCAAGCTCACGGGGCCATCGCTGACGCGCAAGAAGATCACCGTGCAGATCCTCGACGAGATCAAGGACCAGATCGGCGTCTACCTCCGCACGCTGGTCTTCGTGAGCGTCATCGTCGGCACCGCGACGTGGCTGGCCTACCTCGCGGTGGGCATGCCGAACGCGGCGGTGTGGGGGCTGCTCGCGGGGGTGGCCAACGTCGTGCCCTACGTCGGCCCGACGCTGGTGGCCGGCGGGGCCAGCGCCATGGCGTTCGCGCACTTCGGCAACGTCGGCTCGGCCCTGCTGGTGGGTGGCATCCAGTTGGTGATCACCTCGCTCGAGGGCTTCCTGCTCACGCCGATGCTCATGAGCCGATCGGCGCGCATGAACCCGGTCGCGATGTTCGTCGGCCTGCTGTTCTGGGGCTGGCTCTGGGGCACGATGGGCGTCGTGCTCGGCGTGCCGCTGCTGATGGCCATGAAGGTGATCGCCGACCGTGTCGAGGACCTGCACGGGCTCGGCGAACTGCTCGGGGACTGA
- a CDS encoding APC family permease: MRPVTTLARTITVRGLTASLFNMTVGGGIFAMPALVAQMLGASAVHAYFACALAMLCILLAYAVAGSRVPRAGGVAAYADAAFGPLVGFLGGALNWLSDTLAGAAVLAGLTAAIAVVAPALASRGAQALVLAAILGTLAWVNVRSVRHGTHVVEMMTVAKLLPLLALVGAAAWVGGTGMWRLGPLPEPTAIGRATLVLIFAFSGSESVMGLCGEVRRPTRTIPIALLLGLALVTSLYVAVHLAARVGLGEALPTTPDATLAAAAGALMGPRGRWLLLVGTVVSMAGFASAAVMSTPRILYAVAQRGLLPAWLARVHPQFRTPHPAIVAQAIALFVVASSGTFDALAGFASVAVVSGYLLACVTAITLQWRGVRVVDAGEEVDSESRPLHVPTVVLAIGAAFCVALLAQATRAELLVEVGLLAAATAWYAVRARARRVSTPAS, translated from the coding sequence ATGCGCCCGGTGACCACCCTGGCGCGCACGATCACCGTCCGCGGGCTGACCGCGAGCCTGTTCAACATGACGGTCGGCGGCGGCATCTTCGCGATGCCGGCGCTGGTCGCGCAGATGCTCGGTGCGTCGGCCGTGCACGCCTATTTCGCCTGCGCGCTCGCCATGCTCTGCATCCTGCTGGCCTATGCCGTGGCGGGCAGCCGCGTGCCACGCGCCGGCGGCGTCGCCGCCTACGCGGATGCGGCGTTCGGCCCGCTGGTGGGGTTCCTCGGCGGCGCACTCAACTGGCTCAGCGACACCCTCGCCGGCGCGGCGGTGCTCGCCGGGCTGACGGCGGCCATCGCCGTGGTGGCGCCGGCACTGGCCTCGCGCGGCGCGCAGGCGCTGGTGCTCGCCGCCATCCTCGGGACGCTGGCGTGGGTGAACGTGCGGAGCGTGCGGCACGGCACCCACGTCGTCGAGATGATGACCGTGGCCAAGCTGCTGCCCCTGCTGGCCCTGGTCGGCGCCGCGGCGTGGGTCGGCGGGACGGGCATGTGGCGTCTCGGGCCGCTGCCGGAACCGACCGCCATCGGCCGCGCGACGCTGGTCCTCATCTTCGCGTTCTCCGGATCGGAGAGCGTGATGGGCCTCTGCGGCGAGGTCCGACGCCCGACGCGCACGATCCCGATCGCCCTCCTCCTCGGGCTGGCGCTCGTGACGTCCCTCTACGTGGCCGTCCACCTGGCGGCACGCGTCGGGCTGGGCGAGGCGCTGCCGACGACCCCCGACGCGACGCTGGCCGCGGCGGCCGGCGCGCTGATGGGACCGCGCGGACGCTGGCTGCTGCTGGTCGGGACGGTCGTCTCGATGGCCGGCTTCGCGAGCGCGGCGGTGATGTCCACCCCGCGCATCCTGTATGCCGTCGCGCAGCGTGGCCTGCTGCCGGCGTGGCTGGCGCGGGTGCACCCGCAGTTCCGCACGCCCCACCCGGCCATCGTCGCGCAGGCGATCGCGCTCTTCGTCGTCGCCTCGTCGGGTACGTTCGACGCCCTCGCCGGCTTTGCCAGCGTCGCCGTGGTATCGGGCTACCTGCTGGCCTGCGTCACCGCGATCACGCTGCAGTGGCGCGGCGTGCGCGTCGTCGATGCCGGCGAAGAGGTCGACAGCGAGTCGCGGCCGCTCCACGTGCCGACGGTCGTGCTGGCGATCGGCGCAGCGTTCTGCGTCGCCCTGTTGGCGCAGGCGACGCGGGCCGAGCTGCTGGTGGAAGTCGGTCTGCTGGCCGCTGCCACCGCCTGGTACGCCGTCCGCGCCCGTGCGCGGCGCGTGTCCACTCCGGCCTCCTGA
- a CDS encoding exodeoxyribonuclease V subunit beta encodes MNGTRPPLVDQADRDCIRTALDSTLVVEAAAGTGKTTELVARMVNTLAEGRARIGEIVAVTFTEKAAGELKLRLREEIEHARAIREGEARQRLEDALAHLEDAHVSTIHGFCADLLRERPVEADVDPRFEVLLEPVAAQILDGVVDEWLREILEAPPEGVRRVLRRAYRDDDEGEAGPRAALRRAVQSLAEWRDFAAPWRRDPIDRRALLTDALQAIHAFAALSARGSGADNLFADTAPIRRFARLHPGPIPAGAAGEEVLDGLEALLGPLSRDKAFTRCRTGYGSTYAVGVPRAEVRARHADLKALLQQTMATLEADLAACLQRELQPCLERYDAAKQARGALDFTDLLVRVRDLLRDDRAVREDFQARYRRLFVDEFQDTDPIQAEILLLLAADDPAESSWTRVRPVPGKLFIVGDPKQAIYRFRRADVETYWQVKRQLEAVGALSCQLRTCFRSVPSLQRAINHVFAPVMDGDASSAQASYVALEPVRTDVATQPALVALPVPRPYKSRFVSYEAIEASLPDATGAFVHWLVHESGWTVSERAPGGRETRVPIQARHVAILFRRFTSWGEDVTRPYVAALEARHVPHLLVGGRSFHAREEVDALRVALCAIEWPDDELSVHATLRGGFFAFADHLLLAYREAHGGRLWPIGVPEAAGRGERDPADDEAIEDALRLLRDLHRHRNRVPVQDTVQALLRATRAHAALALRPGGEQALANVLHVVELARQYEATDGASFRGFVQRFLDETHTEAAESPILEEGTDGVRLMTVHKAKGLEFPVVILADPTCRLASDRPSRALVAARGLCAQVLAGCTPLELLELRDEEIARDRAEGHRLAYVAATRARDLLVVPGVGDEPYPNAKQGEKWIGVMNAALYPDRPWPAPEAAVGCPPFDRDTVLERPDEEAAAYATPIRPGRYTLGDASAPFDVTWWDPAVLGLGVELSFGERQRLLIEKSAPASRVQEGLEEVARWTQLHEARLASGAVPHLRVQRVTDAAREAVVAADDVRVERVDGAARRAGGRAFGALVHEVLAEVALEATEQAVAAHVAFKARVLDATDVDQAAVVAAIRGTLQHPLLRAAALAEARGQCRREAPVTLRLQDGTWIEGQLDLAFEDADGWTVVDFKTDAELDEVSLDAYRRQVALYARALTTATGRPAAGVLLRV; translated from the coding sequence ATGAACGGAACGCGTCCACCGCTGGTCGACCAGGCCGACCGCGACTGCATCCGCACGGCGCTCGACAGCACGCTGGTCGTGGAGGCGGCGGCCGGGACCGGCAAGACCACCGAGCTGGTGGCGCGCATGGTCAACACGCTTGCCGAGGGGCGGGCGCGGATCGGCGAGATCGTCGCCGTGACGTTCACCGAGAAGGCCGCCGGCGAGCTGAAGCTGCGCCTGCGGGAGGAAATCGAGCACGCCCGCGCGATCCGCGAGGGCGAGGCGCGCCAGCGGCTCGAGGACGCGCTGGCCCACCTCGAGGACGCGCACGTCAGCACCATCCACGGATTCTGCGCCGACCTGTTGCGCGAGCGCCCCGTCGAGGCCGACGTCGATCCGCGCTTCGAGGTGCTGCTCGAACCGGTCGCTGCCCAGATCCTCGACGGAGTGGTGGACGAGTGGCTGCGCGAGATCCTCGAGGCGCCTCCGGAGGGCGTCCGCCGGGTGCTGCGGCGCGCCTACCGCGACGATGACGAGGGCGAGGCCGGACCGCGTGCGGCGCTGCGCCGAGCCGTGCAGTCGCTCGCGGAGTGGCGCGACTTCGCCGCGCCGTGGCGTCGCGACCCGATCGACAGGCGCGCGCTCCTCACCGATGCCCTGCAGGCGATCCACGCCTTCGCCGCCCTCAGCGCCAGGGGCAGCGGCGCCGACAACCTGTTCGCCGACACGGCGCCCATCCGACGCTTCGCGCGCCTGCATCCGGGGCCCATTCCGGCAGGAGCGGCCGGCGAGGAGGTGCTCGACGGCCTCGAGGCGCTGCTCGGCCCCCTGTCGCGCGACAAGGCGTTCACGAGGTGTCGCACCGGGTACGGCAGCACGTACGCCGTCGGTGTTCCGCGCGCCGAGGTCAGGGCCCGACACGCCGACCTCAAGGCGCTCCTGCAGCAGACCATGGCGACACTCGAGGCCGACCTGGCGGCGTGCCTGCAGCGGGAACTGCAACCGTGCCTCGAGCGCTACGACGCGGCCAAGCAGGCGCGCGGCGCCCTCGACTTCACCGACCTGCTGGTGCGGGTGCGCGACCTGCTGCGCGACGACCGCGCGGTGCGCGAGGACTTCCAGGCCCGCTATCGGCGGCTGTTCGTCGACGAGTTCCAGGACACCGACCCGATCCAGGCCGAGATCCTGCTGCTGCTCGCCGCCGACGACCCGGCCGAGTCCTCGTGGACCCGGGTGCGGCCGGTGCCCGGCAAGCTGTTCATCGTCGGCGATCCCAAGCAGGCGATCTACCGGTTCCGTCGCGCCGACGTGGAGACGTACTGGCAGGTCAAGCGTCAGCTCGAGGCCGTCGGGGCGTTGTCGTGCCAGCTGCGCACGTGCTTCCGGAGCGTGCCCTCGCTGCAGCGCGCCATCAACCACGTGTTCGCGCCGGTGATGGACGGCGATGCCTCGTCGGCGCAGGCATCGTACGTGGCGCTCGAACCGGTGCGCACCGACGTCGCGACGCAGCCTGCCCTCGTGGCCCTGCCCGTCCCGAGGCCCTACAAGTCGAGGTTCGTCAGCTACGAGGCCATCGAGGCGTCGCTGCCCGACGCGACCGGCGCCTTCGTGCACTGGCTGGTGCACGAGAGCGGCTGGACCGTGTCGGAACGCGCCCCCGGCGGGCGCGAGACGCGGGTGCCGATCCAGGCCAGGCACGTGGCGATCCTGTTCCGGCGCTTCACGAGCTGGGGCGAGGACGTGACGCGGCCGTACGTGGCCGCGCTCGAGGCCAGGCACGTGCCGCACCTGCTGGTCGGCGGTCGCAGCTTCCATGCGCGCGAGGAGGTCGACGCCCTGCGCGTCGCGCTCTGTGCCATCGAGTGGCCCGACGACGAGCTCTCGGTGCACGCGACGCTGCGCGGTGGCTTCTTCGCCTTCGCCGATCACCTGCTGCTCGCGTACCGCGAGGCGCACGGCGGCCGCCTCTGGCCCATCGGCGTCCCCGAGGCTGCCGGGCGTGGCGAGCGCGACCCGGCCGACGACGAGGCCATCGAGGATGCGCTGCGCCTGCTGCGCGACCTGCACCGCCATCGCAACCGCGTTCCCGTGCAGGACACGGTGCAGGCCCTGCTGCGCGCGACGCGCGCGCACGCCGCACTCGCGTTGCGCCCCGGTGGCGAGCAGGCCCTCGCCAACGTGCTGCACGTCGTGGAACTGGCGCGGCAGTACGAAGCGACCGACGGGGCGTCCTTCCGCGGGTTCGTCCAGCGGTTCCTCGACGAGACGCACACCGAGGCGGCCGAGAGCCCGATCCTCGAGGAAGGCACCGACGGCGTGCGCCTGATGACCGTGCACAAGGCCAAGGGCCTCGAGTTTCCTGTCGTCATCCTCGCCGACCCGACCTGCCGGCTCGCCTCGGACCGGCCCTCGCGGGCCCTCGTTGCCGCCCGGGGCCTGTGCGCGCAGGTCCTGGCCGGGTGCACGCCGCTCGAACTCCTGGAACTGCGCGACGAGGAGATCGCCCGCGACCGCGCCGAGGGGCACCGGCTGGCCTACGTCGCCGCCACGCGGGCTCGCGACCTGCTCGTGGTGCCGGGCGTCGGCGACGAGCCGTACCCCAACGCCAAGCAGGGCGAGAAGTGGATCGGCGTGATGAACGCGGCCCTGTACCCGGATCGTCCGTGGCCGGCGCCGGAGGCGGCGGTGGGGTGTCCGCCGTTCGACCGCGACACCGTGCTCGAGCGCCCCGATGAGGAAGCCGCTGCGTACGCGACGCCGATCCGCCCGGGCCGCTACACCCTTGGCGACGCGAGCGCGCCCTTCGACGTCACGTGGTGGGATCCGGCGGTGCTCGGCCTCGGCGTGGAGCTCTCGTTCGGCGAGCGGCAGCGTCTCCTCATCGAGAAGAGCGCCCCCGCCTCTCGTGTGCAGGAAGGTCTCGAGGAGGTCGCCCGCTGGACGCAGCTCCACGAGGCGCGCCTCGCGTCGGGGGCGGTGCCGCACCTGCGCGTCCAGCGCGTCACCGACGCGGCGCGCGAGGCGGTCGTCGCGGCCGACGACGTCCGGGTGGAGCGGGTGGACGGCGCGGCCCGCCGCGCCGGCGGGCGGGCCTTCGGCGCCCTGGTGCACGAGGTGCTCGCGGAGGTGGCGCTCGAGGCGACCGAGCAGGCGGTCGCCGCGCACGTCGCCTTCAAGGCCCGCGTCCTCGACGCGACCGACGTCGATCAGGCGGCGGTGGTGGCCGCGATCCGGGGTACCCTGCAGCACCCGTTGCTGCGCGCCGCGGCGCTGGCGGAGGCGCGCGGGCAGTGCCGGCGCGAGGCGCCGGTGACGCTGCGCCTGCAGGATGGCACGTGGATCGAGGGCCAGCTCGATCTCGCGTTCGAGGATGCCGACGGATGGACCGTGGTGGACTTCAAGACCGACGCCGAACTCGACGAGGTGAGTCTGGACGCGTATCGCCGTCAGGTGGCGCTGTACGCGCGGGCGCTGACCACGGCCACGGGGCGACCGGCGGCCGGCGTCCTGTTGCGTGTGTGA
- a CDS encoding PD-(D/E)XK nuclease family protein has translation MSTLRLPWDDEVPEEPELGSRDPESGVLRAAIHGTARARLAAVRRHVLTHRVGRIRVIAPTHEHAHDVVRDALVDAPASLGVERGGWVGYSVRLAMPALVARGLTPVTGLGVHALVARVVSQARDAGALTYFAEASRHPGFVPCLARTLADVRLAGLGASVLDDGTPKGRDLAWLLEGLERTMADLGHADRAQVLSLAAEAVEQGTGGAALETPLALVDPPLASRLDVRLAQGLLARSRDALVSSPAGDPWVMRLLEGCPPALDAIDPADLAGVPAALLRVHGGLFEPSDAAREATPEDDSVDTLSAPGEGRECIEVARTLLTHAERGIPFDRMAVVMRAPELYASHLETALRRADIPAYFGRGTRRPDPAGRALLALLACAAEGLSARRFAEYLSLAQVPPVGAPAGTLLPRPGAPLVDEEAEALGLSNVTAMPGQADDESDDAATGALDAASGRRSPWRWEAILDDAQVIGGADRWARRLRGHREQLHLRAEAAYKDDPSSPRHESLRRHVAWADELIAFTDHVIGEMASWPAIDDWGGWLARLQALAPRVLVRPQRVLATLAELHALAGVSHVGIEEVRDVLRDRLAALPVPHPLHRYGRVFVGTPDHVRARAFDVVCVIGLSERVFPQRSRQDPLLLDTERARRSPDLATDDDRVAQERLQLRLAAGAASRQLVASYASMEAAQSRPRVPSFYAVDLQRAVTGRVPGYESLMRKAQQRGGARLAWPAPVDPAGAIDAAEHDLSVLQRHLRGSDADILGRARYLFELNPALRRALLARHHRMSRAWSAHDGVVAPPALLDRHRLPARAYSASALQRFASCPYQFYLSTILRLQPREEAAPLSTLDPLTRGSMVHEMLAGIMRALIDGGLAPLPEARVAEALAIADRIVTQVAGEYADRLCPPIQRVWDDAVAGIRRDVHVWVSRLPDDAGTWTPARVEIGVGFSGGFGRDEASRAEDVRLPDGTRLHGVVDLLERGPDDTWRITDYKTGRHRLPATAVVNGGRTLQPVLYAMAVEAAFGGRVTDSRLYYCTEDGGFEVHPWAIGGATGEATRRAGLEVLAIIDHAIQDGRLPAAPAEEACTWCDFRAVCGPDAQQVPRTKDRRALEELTLLRRMK, from the coding sequence ATGTCCACCCTACGTCTGCCCTGGGACGACGAGGTCCCGGAAGAGCCGGAACTCGGGAGCCGGGACCCGGAATCCGGCGTGCTGCGCGCCGCCATCCACGGCACCGCGCGGGCGCGCCTCGCCGCAGTCCGGCGGCACGTCCTCACCCATCGCGTCGGTCGCATCCGCGTGATCGCGCCGACCCACGAGCACGCCCACGACGTGGTGCGGGATGCCCTGGTCGACGCCCCGGCGTCGCTCGGCGTCGAGCGCGGCGGGTGGGTCGGCTACAGCGTCCGCCTCGCCATGCCCGCGCTCGTCGCGCGCGGCCTCACGCCGGTGACCGGCCTCGGCGTGCATGCGTTGGTGGCGCGCGTCGTGTCGCAGGCCCGCGATGCCGGCGCGCTCACGTACTTCGCCGAGGCCAGCCGCCACCCCGGCTTCGTTCCCTGCCTGGCCCGCACGCTGGCCGATGTCCGGCTCGCCGGCCTCGGCGCCTCGGTGCTCGACGACGGGACGCCGAAGGGGCGGGACCTCGCCTGGCTGCTCGAGGGGCTGGAGCGCACCATGGCCGACCTCGGGCATGCCGACCGCGCGCAGGTGCTGTCGCTGGCGGCAGAGGCGGTGGAGCAGGGGACGGGCGGCGCAGCTCTCGAGACCCCACTCGCCCTCGTGGACCCGCCACTGGCCAGCCGCCTGGACGTACGCTTGGCGCAGGGGCTGCTCGCGCGCAGCCGCGACGCGCTCGTGTCGTCGCCTGCCGGCGATCCGTGGGTGATGCGCCTGCTCGAGGGCTGCCCGCCCGCACTCGACGCGATCGACCCGGCCGACCTGGCCGGTGTGCCCGCGGCGCTTCTGCGCGTGCATGGCGGCCTCTTCGAACCATCGGATGCCGCGCGCGAGGCGACCCCCGAGGACGATTCGGTCGACACGCTCTCGGCGCCCGGCGAAGGGCGCGAATGCATCGAGGTGGCGCGCACGCTCCTGACGCACGCCGAGCGGGGGATTCCCTTCGACCGGATGGCCGTGGTGATGCGGGCGCCCGAGCTGTACGCCAGCCACCTCGAGACGGCACTCCGTCGCGCCGACATCCCCGCGTACTTCGGTCGGGGCACGCGTCGGCCCGACCCCGCCGGCCGGGCGCTGCTCGCGCTGCTCGCGTGCGCCGCCGAGGGGCTGTCGGCGCGACGGTTCGCCGAGTACCTGTCGCTCGCGCAGGTCCCGCCCGTCGGCGCGCCGGCGGGCACCCTGCTGCCACGACCCGGCGCCCCGCTCGTCGATGAGGAAGCCGAGGCGCTGGGGCTCTCGAACGTGACGGCGATGCCCGGCCAGGCCGACGACGAGTCCGACGATGCGGCGACCGGCGCGCTCGATGCCGCGTCGGGTCGGCGGTCGCCGTGGCGATGGGAGGCGATCCTCGACGACGCGCAGGTGATCGGCGGGGCCGATCGATGGGCGCGCCGGCTGCGCGGGCATCGCGAGCAGCTGCATCTGCGCGCCGAGGCCGCCTACAAGGACGACCCGAGCTCGCCGCGGCACGAGAGCCTCCGCCGCCACGTCGCGTGGGCCGACGAGCTGATCGCCTTCACCGACCACGTGATCGGCGAGATGGCGTCGTGGCCGGCGATCGACGACTGGGGCGGCTGGCTGGCGCGTCTGCAGGCCCTGGCCCCCCGGGTGCTCGTCCGGCCGCAGCGCGTGCTCGCCACGCTGGCCGAGCTGCACGCGCTGGCCGGCGTGTCCCACGTCGGCATCGAGGAGGTGCGCGACGTCCTGCGCGACAGGCTGGCCGCCCTGCCGGTGCCCCATCCGCTGCACCGCTACGGGCGCGTGTTCGTCGGCACTCCCGACCACGTGCGTGCGCGCGCCTTCGACGTGGTCTGCGTGATCGGCCTGTCCGAGCGGGTGTTCCCGCAGCGCAGCCGGCAGGATCCGCTGCTGCTCGACACCGAGCGCGCTCGGCGATCGCCTGACCTGGCCACCGACGACGACCGCGTCGCGCAGGAGCGCCTGCAGCTCCGGCTCGCCGCCGGGGCGGCGTCGCGTCAGCTCGTCGCCTCGTACGCCTCGATGGAGGCAGCGCAGTCGCGCCCGCGCGTGCCGTCCTTCTACGCCGTCGACCTGCAGCGGGCGGTCACCGGCCGGGTGCCGGGGTACGAGTCGTTGATGCGCAAGGCCCAGCAGCGTGGTGGCGCGCGCCTGGCCTGGCCTGCGCCTGTCGATCCGGCCGGCGCCATCGATGCCGCCGAACACGACCTCAGCGTGCTGCAGCGCCACCTGCGCGGCAGCGACGCCGACATCCTCGGTCGCGCGCGATACCTGTTCGAGCTGAACCCGGCGCTGCGCCGCGCGCTGCTCGCCCGCCATCACCGGATGTCGAGGGCCTGGAGTGCCCACGACGGCGTGGTGGCGCCGCCGGCGCTGCTCGACCGCCATCGGCTGCCGGCGCGGGCCTACTCGGCGTCGGCACTGCAGCGCTTCGCCAGCTGCCCGTACCAGTTCTACCTGTCGACGATCCTCCGCCTGCAGCCACGGGAGGAGGCGGCGCCGCTCTCGACGCTCGATCCGCTGACCCGCGGCTCGATGGTGCACGAGATGCTCGCCGGCATCATGCGCGCCCTGATCGACGGCGGCCTGGCGCCGCTGCCGGAGGCGCGCGTCGCCGAGGCTCTCGCCATCGCCGACCGCATCGTCACGCAGGTGGCCGGCGAGTACGCCGATCGGCTGTGCCCGCCGATCCAGCGCGTCTGGGACGACGCGGTCGCCGGCATCCGGCGCGACGTCCACGTGTGGGTGTCGCGGCTCCCCGATGATGCCGGGACGTGGACGCCGGCACGGGTCGAGATCGGCGTCGGGTTCTCCGGCGGCTTCGGCCGCGACGAGGCCAGCCGGGCAGAGGACGTCCGGTTGCCCGACGGGACGCGCCTGCACGGCGTCGTCGACCTGCTCGAGCGCGGCCCTGACGACACCTGGCGCATCACCGACTACAAGACCGGCCGCCATCGGCTGCCGGCCACTGCGGTCGTCAACGGCGGGCGCACGCTCCAGCCCGTCCTCTACGCGATGGCCGTCGAGGCGGCGTTCGGCGGGCGGGTCACCGACTCGCGGCTCTACTACTGCACCGAGGATGGCGGGTTCGAGGTGCACCCGTGGGCGATCGGCGGCGCCACCGGCGAGGCGACGCGCCGCGCCGGCCTCGAGGTGCTCGCCATCATCGATCACGCCATCCAGGACGGTCGCCTGCCCGCCGCGCCTGCCGAGGAGGCCTGCACCTGGTGCGACTTCCGCGCCGTGTGCGGGCCGGACGCGCAGCAGGTGCCCCGCACGAAGGATCGCCGGGCCCTCGAGGAGCTCACGTTGCTCCGGAGGATGAAATGA
- a CDS encoding 4'-phosphopantetheinyl transferase superfamily protein: MIHVAFVPAIPGTPPWAAHVLDQDELARWGQLHEAGRPLFLAAHVGARMLAAYRLAWGDGTSPLADTPPDLEAFGWHTLPSGKPMLTYRDGRPQPLHISVAHGGGHAAVAVCDHGPIGIDLEHVDPRRRILPIARRFYAEDEHARLEACGEDERTALFHQWWTRKEAVLKATGVGLRGGLTVRVDATPDADGWREVHLAGHPAPIHVRDLRTPDPSLVAAVAIEGQPGAVQQLHVSPAGET; the protein is encoded by the coding sequence ATGATCCACGTCGCGTTCGTCCCCGCCATCCCGGGAACGCCGCCGTGGGCCGCGCACGTCCTAGACCAGGACGAGCTGGCGCGCTGGGGGCAGTTGCACGAGGCCGGCCGGCCGCTCTTCCTGGCCGCGCACGTCGGCGCGCGGATGCTGGCCGCCTATCGACTGGCGTGGGGTGACGGCACCTCGCCGCTGGCGGACACGCCGCCCGACCTCGAGGCCTTCGGCTGGCACACGCTGCCATCGGGAAAGCCGATGCTGACCTATCGGGACGGTCGGCCGCAGCCGCTGCACATCAGCGTGGCGCACGGCGGTGGCCACGCCGCCGTGGCGGTCTGCGACCACGGGCCGATCGGCATCGACCTCGAGCACGTCGATCCGCGCCGGCGCATCCTGCCGATCGCCAGGCGCTTCTACGCCGAGGACGAGCACGCGCGGCTCGAGGCGTGTGGCGAGGACGAGCGGACCGCGCTCTTCCACCAGTGGTGGACGCGCAAGGAAGCCGTTCTGAAGGCCACCGGCGTCGGCCTGCGCGGCGGGCTCACGGTGCGCGTCGACGCCACGCCGGACGCCGACGGCTGGCGCGAGGTGCACCTGGCCGGCCATCCGGCGCCGATCCACGTCAGGGACCTGCGCACGCCCGACCCGTCGTTGGTCGCCGCGGTCGCGATCGAGGGCCAGCCCGGTGCGGTGCAGCAACTGCACGTATCGCCGGCTGGCGAGACCTGA
- a CDS encoding DUF2721 domain-containing protein: MDPTAALGGPNPFAALTFIAAPALLTNASSLLLLGTTNRLARAVDRVRALASQIADADELETALARRELDLMTRAEQRVRIIVRAMTAFYLAVGSFAFGTMLALVGAAIVTPEHEMARIWVLRLTIAACVIGVLAIMSGSLALVFESRITFRILTEEADLVRHRHLRKPVA, translated from the coding sequence ATGGACCCTACCGCGGCCCTCGGCGGCCCCAACCCCTTCGCGGCCCTCACCTTCATCGCGGCGCCGGCGCTGCTGACCAACGCGTCGAGCCTGCTGCTGCTCGGGACGACCAATCGCCTGGCGCGGGCGGTCGATCGCGTGCGTGCGCTGGCGAGCCAGATCGCCGACGCCGACGAGCTCGAGACCGCGCTGGCCCGACGTGAACTCGATCTGATGACCAGGGCCGAGCAGCGCGTGCGGATCATCGTGCGCGCCATGACGGCCTTCTATCTGGCGGTCGGCAGCTTCGCCTTCGGAACGATGCTCGCGCTGGTGGGCGCCGCCATCGTCACGCCCGAGCACGAGATGGCGCGGATCTGGGTGCTGCGGCTCACCATCGCGGCCTGCGTGATCGGCGTGCTCGCCATCATGTCGGGGTCATTGGCCCTCGTCTTCGAGAGCCGGATCACGTTCCGTATCCTCACCGAGGAAGCCGACCTGGTTCGGCACCGTCACTTGAGAAAGCCGGTGGCGTGA